The nucleotide sequence CCCAACCCCGTAAGATTTACCATACTTTCCACCATCTACCACTTCAATTTCTACATAATAAAATCATATATATGGCTAACCGAAAACTCACGCTGGGCGTACTATTGATTGCAGGATTAGGCAGCAGTTGCCAGGACCACCGTGACCTGCCTATCATCACACCGGCCACCGCTATATTCGCTACCGGTTTAGTGGCCCCGATTGGCGTCGAAACCGATGCTAACGGCCGCATCTTCGTCAGCGAGCAGGGTACCGGTGAAAACGACGGCCGGGTTTCCGAAATTACGCCCGATGGCCAGGTCCATCCCCTGATTACCGGTCTGTACTCCTTCAAACGTCCCGACAATGAACTGGACGCTACGGACCATTTGCTTATTGCGAATGGTATCCTCTATGTGCTGAATGCGAAAGGGTTATACCAGTTGAATCTGGCTACGCACAAAACGGGCGATCCGGCGGTTTCGGCCGCCAGCCTGACGCCCGAACCCATCCATCAATTTGTGATCAATCAAACCTTGAAAAACGATACCGGTGAATCGCACCTGTACAATATGGTCCTCGGACCGGATGGGGCGCTCTACTTCGCCGATGCCGCGGCCAATGCCATCGTTCGCCGTTCGTCGGCTGGTCAGTTGAGCATCGTTGCCGAAGTGCCGGGCATCCCGAATCCAAACCCCACCGGTCCCCCACCGGGGCCACCCGTTATCGAATCAGTGCCTACGGGCATCACCTACGATGGAAAGCAATTTGCCATCAGTACACTCCTGGGCTTTCCGTTTCCAGCGGGTAAAGCCTTGCTGTACCGGATGGATCTGGCGGGCAATCTCAGTGTATTTCAGCAGGCTTTCAATAGCTTGGTCGATGTGGAGAACGATGGCAATGGAAACTACCTTGTCCTGGAACATTCGATTTTTGGCCCTACAGGTTTTACGCCCCAAACGGGCCGATTGCTACGGGCCAAAGGTACCTCCAGCGAGGTATTGCTCGACAAGCTGAACTTGCCCACCGATCTGAAAATAGTGGACAACCACACCGCTTATTTGACCAGCCTAGGTGACGGTACATTGTTGAAAATCAGCTATTAATTAGTTTCATCTTTTTCGTCCGATCGGTACTGAGCCCTGAGTAGTGTGCCAAAAGTTTTTGGTAAGGCAGTACGCCTTATCTACTAACAGCAATAACTAGTGAGCCTACCCAATTCGCTTATCGTAGTCTGGACACTGCTAGTCAGTGCCATGGCCTGTGAAGAACAACCCGACTCCATTTCACTAACACGCCCTGCCACCTCCATTAACCCATCATGAGCAGAATAGGGTGCTGTTACTGAAATTGAATTACTGAAGAATGCTCCGGAGGCAGATAAAGCCCTTGCCCTATGGGACAAGATCATAAGGGTGTGATTCTATACTTCCATAAGCAAGAGTTGGCCAATATAAGGCGTCACTATCCCCACATTCCAATTGCTTGAGTCAAGTAAGACTATAGATTGCCGGAAAGAGTAAAGTGGACAGATTTCCTACGCATAGCCACAAAACTGGGGTAAAGTGTAACCATATCTTATTCCCTGTATCCCGGTCCAGGTGGTGTAGCGATGTTTGGGGCAGGGCTTGGGGATTACTGCTAGCGGTGGAATGGTTTTATATATAACCTTACTAACCATTGTGGTTTCACTGGTTTAAACAACCCCATCCTATGCTTGTCCTTATTAGTCAACACCGCACCGATTACGATAATCGGCACCTGATCCAGTCGAGCGTTCGGAAAATCAAGCTAAGTCCGGCCAGCCCCCGCAATGAGCGCCTATGGAGTCTACGGTTCTACGGAGTGGAAGGCAAGGTACTTAGGTCGTGGTTCTATACCACCGATCAAAAAAGAAGGGCTGACCTGGCAGAAGTGGTAAAGAACAATCCCCACATCGAGGTATACCAGGGATAAGCCCGTAAACCGCAGTAGTGCAATGCTGTACGCAATTGATAATCAATCACCACCGCAACCGCGTGGCAAAATCTTGAACACATGGGACATATATCGAGCAAATTCACCTTCGCCAACCCGAATCCCCCCGTCAACGATTCGAAAATCATCCGGATCGAGCCAGTGTCCACCCATCTGACCGACTCCAATTTGGCGGTGCTCTACTTTTATAGTATGGACCGGCTGGGGCATGAGAAGCCCGTGCGGGCTTGGTTCTACGACACCGAGCGCAGTCTGAAGGAAGATTTGGACAGCATCAGCAAAAATTACCCCCATATTCCAATTGGCTGAACTTCCCCCGGGAGGTAAGCACCATAACCACATCATTAGAAAAGGCCCTTATTTTAGGATAGGGGCCTTTTTACTGGGTTTTGTTCAGGGCTGTGGGAAAACAGCATCGAGATTCACGGTCCTCCTAAGGAAGACTATACACAATTAAGTCTTGTTAGACCGTTGATGATTACTTATTGCCTGGCCCATCAAGGAACCGCAGGGCTATTGAAGTGAATGGAATCGTGGAATCATAAATAGGAACGTGGTCGCCGCCAGGAATAATCCATAAAGCAGCATCTGGTAGAGAACGGTAGATACTCACAGGAATTTCAACCGGAAAAAAGTTGTCGCGATCACCATGCACAAGGAGCGTACGCGCTGTTATGGTCGATAGACTTTGTGCATTGAAATTCATATCTTCGTAGTTTTCGTGCAATGCATTGAACTGTGAAATGAGCTGACGAATCTGTTCATCACCGCGTTTTGCGCACTCCCGATACATTTCTTGCACTTGTTGTGGAATGGTGCCAAACGCAGCTCTGCGCATAAGGGCCCTTGCCTGATCGGGGAAATAGGAAGTTGCACTAATTAACACCATCGAGTCGATGCGCTTGGGTTGGCTTGTTGCCATGTGCAGTAGCGTCATCCCGCCCGAACTCATCCCCATAGCCGAGAAGCGAGCTATCCCCAACTTTTCCAGTAAAAGGAAAACGTCACTGGCCGCATCCCGATGTGTAAACTTGTTCTCTGGATTGGTGGAGTAACCATGTCCACGCAAATCCACGACGATCAGTCGATGGCGCTCTGAGAGCTGGGCGGTAAAGGGATTCCAGTTCTTTCCACAACCACCGAACCCATGCAAAAGAACCAGTGGCTTTCCCTCTCCATACTCCTCGTAGTACATCTCAATGTTGTTGATTTGAACGGTTTTCCCGCGAGTAGTTGCCCTTTTAGGAGCGTACTTCGTTGCCAAGGATGTGCTTCTCTGATTAAATGGTTACCTACTAGTGTGTTTTTACTGATCCTTTTTTCATTTGCCATTGACGGCCTAGCCAACTGATAGTGCAGCCCATTTTGCTTGGAGAGCAGTCAAAAGCTTCAAACGATTTCTGGTACACAGCCTCCCAACGGAATACTATGCACAACTGGATATCGGGCATATAAATTCTTATCAATCAGCTTCTTATTTCCATTTACACTATTAAGATCAATATAACAATAATACAAAATATAAAGGACTCATTTTATATTATTTGATAATAAAATGAATGGAAAAGACACTACCAGGCTATACTATTTGCCCGGATCGTCATGCTCCTTATATTCAACTATTTGATTTGAAAAATGCCCCACATCTCTACTACTCAATCAACATCTCAATCTGATTAAAATATTTAAGTAACTTGACTAACGATTGTTACCACATTAACTAAGCGAATGATATAAATTTCTACATGCAGAATGGATTTATAACTCCGCCAATTGCATAATATTCTGGAAATAAAAGTTTTCGGGAGGGTTAAAAAACGCAAAAAGGTACTCGCGTGAGTACCTTAGCGGGGAGTATGATAAGGGTAAGGAATATAGAAGAGAATGTATACTCGCTCATAAAGTCACTCGACCGGATTGTCGGGAAATGCACGCGCTTTGTTTGGCCAAGCAACCAGATTTTTTTTTATTTTTAGTACTAACATCCTACCAGGAGGCTTCGCTATGGATATTTTCCTCGGTTTTAGCCGCATTTATCCGATCCAGTATGTTATCCACCATGTGGAATAAATCTAGTTTGAAAGCGAGTTCAAAACAGTAATCTACGGATTCCTCATCATTCCAATTAGTCCTATCAATCAGAAATGTGAGAATGGTTTCGTTATTTGTCATGAATAAATTGGCGAGATAAATATTTACTGCAACAAGGCCCCGCAATTTCAATGCCAACTTTTTAGAAAGTTTTAAAAAACTTCAACTTCGCCGTCTTTTGAAAAGAATTTTTCAATTTAGCCTGTCTCATTGCAGGTTGCATATCACAATCAATTATTCGATAGCAAAAGCGCGGTGTACCTAGACAAAAACCATCAATACATAGCTCAGATCCGGTTCTGTTCGTTAGACCGAAGGTTAGTATCCCAATGGAACTTATAATTAGTAAGGATCGACTGGGGTAGAGAAACCCGTAGGCGCATAA is from Salmonirosea aquatica and encodes:
- a CDS encoding ScyD/ScyE family protein, which gives rise to MANRKLTLGVLLIAGLGSSCQDHRDLPIITPATAIFATGLVAPIGVETDANGRIFVSEQGTGENDGRVSEITPDGQVHPLITGLYSFKRPDNELDATDHLLIANGILYVLNAKGLYQLNLATHKTGDPAVSAASLTPEPIHQFVINQTLKNDTGESHLYNMVLGPDGALYFADAAANAIVRRSSAGQLSIVAEVPGIPNPNPTGPPPGPPVIESVPTGITYDGKQFAISTLLGFPFPAGKALLYRMDLAGNLSVFQQAFNSLVDVENDGNGNYLVLEHSIFGPTGFTPQTGRLLRAKGTSSEVLLDKLNLPTDLKIVDNHTAYLTSLGDGTLLKISY
- a CDS encoding alpha/beta fold hydrolase — encoded protein: MATKYAPKRATTRGKTVQINNIEMYYEEYGEGKPLVLLHGFGGCGKNWNPFTAQLSERHRLIVVDLRGHGYSTNPENKFTHRDAASDVFLLLEKLGIARFSAMGMSSGGMTLLHMATSQPKRIDSMVLISATSYFPDQARALMRRAAFGTIPQQVQEMYRECAKRGDEQIRQLISQFNALHENYEDMNFNAQSLSTITARTLLVHGDRDNFFPVEIPVSIYRSLPDAALWIIPGGDHVPIYDSTIPFTSIALRFLDGPGNK